The Thioalkalivibrio sulfidiphilus HL-EbGr7 genome includes the window AACGCCGGGTGGACGGCGATAGCCACAAGAGGACGGCCAACGGGAACCGGGCCGGGAGACTCAGGCACGGGAAACGCCGGAGCCGATTCGGCATTTCCCCTGTTACGTGAACCGAATATAGCATAGCCCCATGAGCACCATTGGCGACAGACTCGACACCGTCAGGACCCGTATCCATGAGGCCGCCCTGCGTCATGGACGCGACCCCGCCACGATCACCCTGCTGGCGGTGAGCAAGACCCAGCCCGCCGAGGCATTGAGGGAGGTCATGGCCTGCGGTCAGCGGGCCTTCGGCGAGAACTACGTCCAGGAACTGGCCGACAAGGCCGATGCCCTCGCGGATCTGCGTCCCGAGTGGCATTTCATCGGCCCGCTGCAGTCCAACAAGACCCGCCTGATTGCCGGCCTCGCCCACTGGGTGCACAGCATCGAGCGGGACAAGATCGCCCGGCGCCTGTCGGAACAGCGCCCCGGGGAGGCCGTCGACCTGCAGGTCTGCCTGCAGGTGAACCTGGACGCGGAGGCGAGCAAGTCCGGGCTTGCCCCCGAGGCCCTGCCGGCCCTGGCCGAAGTAGTGGCGGGACTTCCCCGGCTGCGCCTGCGCGGCCTGATGGCCATCCCCGCCCCCAGCGAGGACTTCG containing:
- a CDS encoding YggS family pyridoxal phosphate-dependent enzyme; this translates as MSTIGDRLDTVRTRIHEAALRHGRDPATITLLAVSKTQPAEALREVMACGQRAFGENYVQELADKADALADLRPEWHFIGPLQSNKTRLIAGLAHWVHSIERDKIARRLSEQRPGEAVDLQVCLQVNLDAEASKSGLAPEALPALAEVVAGLPRLRLRGLMAIPAPSEDFATQRRAFARLREMQEDLIRRGHQLDTLSMGMSGDLEAAIAEGATIVRVGTAIFGSRRVAGRGGQGL